In the Halococcus hamelinensis 100A6 genome, one interval contains:
- a CDS encoding PTS fructose transporter subunit IIB → MKLVAVTSCPTGIAHSQMAAESLEQTAEQLGHEIHVEIQGAMGAENELGKATIADADAAIIAADTAVSRDRFEAADVPVVKATVKAAINDTESLFERASEAVGDGEATDPETAEGEAAASGGSEDGETGSEVGANTEGLSPDQIGGDPRKGLFARVKRRFS, encoded by the coding sequence ATGAAACTCGTCGCAGTCACGTCCTGTCCGACCGGTATCGCACACAGCCAGATGGCCGCCGAGAGCCTCGAACAGACCGCCGAGCAGCTCGGCCACGAGATCCACGTCGAGATCCAGGGGGCGATGGGGGCCGAGAACGAACTCGGGAAAGCAACGATCGCCGACGCGGACGCGGCGATCATCGCCGCCGACACCGCGGTCTCGCGCGACCGGTTCGAGGCCGCGGACGTCCCCGTCGTCAAGGCCACCGTGAAGGCCGCGATCAACGACACCGAATCCCTGTTCGAGCGCGCCAGCGAAGCCGTCGGGGACGGTGAGGCGACCGACCCCGAAACGGCCGAGGGCGAGGCGGCCGCGTCGGGCGGATCCGAGGACGGTGAAACGGGATCCGAGGTCGGCGCGAACACCGAGGGTCTGAGTCCGGACCAGATCGGCGGCGACCCGCGGAAGGGGCTGTTCGCCCGCGTGAAGCGCCGGTTCTCGTAG
- a CDS encoding fructosamine kinase family protein encodes MSAPPETEVGAALGSAPVSFTELSGGQIGTVYRSTLADGRRVVAKVGGTPLDLEGWMLRFLASHTDLPVPDVHHASSDLLVVEYVEGETSHDAAVARDAADRLAALHDRQGPSYGFERDTVVGPIEQPNPWTDSWVAFYRDHRLRQLLSAREFAPGIDERVEAVCADLDGLLAEPDSPSPIHGDVWTTNVLSRDGRVTAFLDPAVYYAHPEIELAYIDWTGTFGEAFFERYRERRGIESGFFERRRYVYRLYPLLIHVSLFGGRYHDALDATLDRLGY; translated from the coding sequence ATGAGCGCTCCCCCCGAAACCGAGGTCGGTGCGGCCCTCGGTTCGGCCCCCGTCTCGTTCACGGAGCTCTCGGGCGGGCAGATAGGGACGGTCTATCGCTCGACGCTCGCCGACGGTCGACGGGTCGTCGCGAAGGTCGGCGGGACGCCGCTCGACCTCGAAGGCTGGATGCTTCGGTTCCTCGCTAGCCACACCGACCTGCCCGTTCCCGACGTCCACCACGCGTCGTCGGACCTGCTGGTCGTCGAGTACGTCGAGGGCGAAACGAGCCACGACGCGGCCGTCGCGAGGGACGCCGCCGACCGTCTCGCCGCGCTCCACGACCGGCAGGGGCCGAGTTACGGCTTCGAACGCGACACGGTCGTCGGCCCGATCGAACAGCCGAACCCCTGGACCGATTCCTGGGTCGCGTTCTACCGCGACCACCGGCTCCGACAGCTCCTCTCGGCCCGCGAGTTCGCACCGGGGATCGACGAGCGGGTCGAGGCCGTCTGTGCCGACCTCGATGGCCTCCTCGCCGAGCCGGATTCCCCGTCCCCGATCCACGGCGACGTCTGGACCACGAACGTCCTCTCGCGCGACGGCCGCGTCACCGCGTTCCTCGACCCCGCGGTCTACTACGCCCACCCCGAGATCGAACTCGCGTACATCGACTGGACCGGCACGTTCGGGGAGGCGTTCTTCGAGCGCTATCGGGAGCGCCGCGGGATCGAGTCCGGCTTCTTCGAGCGCCGTCGGTACGTCTACCGGCTCTACCCGCTCCTGATACACGTCTCGCTGTTCGGCGGTCGCTACCACGACGCGCTCGATGCTACTCTCGATCGACTCGGGTACTGA